In Aspergillus oryzae RIB40 DNA, chromosome 6, one genomic interval encodes:
- a CDS encoding cytochrome P450 (cytochrome P450), with protein MSWPRIGAYALLAFVAIMALNVTYQFLFRMLNKTRPPLVFHWIPFIGSTIHYGTDPYGFFFSCREKYGDIFTFILLGRPTTVYLGTQGNEFILNGKLKDVNAEEVYSPLTTPVFGSDVVYDCPNSKLIEQKKFIKFGLSQAALEAHVPLIEKEVEDYLAMSPNFHGTSGEVDIPAAMAEITIFTAGSALQGEEVRSKLTTEFAVLYHDLDKGFTPINFMLPWAPLPHNKKRDAAHARMRAIYIDIINKRRNAGDNVPEKLDMIGNLMQCTYKNGQPLPDKEIAHIMITLLMAGQHSSSSISSWIMLRLASQPAVVEELYQEQLANLERTGPNGSLAPLQYKDFDNLPLHQNVIRETLRLHSSIHSLLRKVKNPLPVPGTPYVIPTSHVLLAAPGVTALSDEYFPNAMAWDPHRWETQAPQENNKDDIVDYGYGAMSKGTSSPYLPFGAGRHRCIGEKFAYLNLAVIVATMVRHLRFSNLDGQTGVPDTDYSSLFSGPMKPARIRWERRAAKSG; from the exons ATGTCCTGGCCTCGGATTGGGGCCTATGCCCTGCTGGCTTTTGTGGCAATCATGGCCCTGAATGTCACCTATCAATTCCTGTTTCGCATGCTGAACAAGACTAGGCCGCCTCTGGTCTTCCACTGGATCCCATTCATCGGCAGCACAATCCACTATGGAACGGATCCGTAcgggttcttcttttcctgtcgCGAGAAG TACGGCGACATCTTTACCTTTATTCTCCTAGGACGTCCCACCACAGTGTACCTGGGCACGCAGGGCAACGAATTCATCCTCAATGGCAAGCTGAAAGACGTGAACGCGGAGGAGGTGTACAGCCCCTTGACAACGCCAGTATTCGGGTCGGATGTGGTTTATGATTGCCCCAATTCCAAGCTCATtgaacagaagaagttcaTCAAATTCGGTCTCTCCCAGGCTGCGCTGGAGGCTCACGTGCcgttgattgagaaggaggtcgaggacTATCTTGCCATGTCCCCCAATTTCCACGGAACATCGGGGGAGGTGGATATCCCAGCGGCTATGGCGGAGATCACTATCTTTACTGCAGGAAGCGCTTTgcagggagaggaagtgCGGTCTAAACTCACGACAGAGTTTGCGGTTCTCTACCACGATTTGGATAAGGGGTTTACCCCGATTAACTTCATGCTACCCTGGGCCCCCCTCCCGCATAATAAGAAACGCGATGCTGCCCATGCTCGGATGCGTGCTATCTACATTGATATTATCAACAAGCGGCGAAATGCCGGTGACAACGTCCCGGAGAAGTTAGATATGATTGGAAACTTGATGCAGTGCACCTACAAGAACGGACAGCCATTGCCGGATAAAGAGATTGCCCACATCATGATCACGCTGCTGATGGCTGGCCAGcactcctcatcttcaattAGTTCCTGGATCATGCTGCGCCTGGCCTCCCAGCCCGCGGTCGTCGAGGAACTCTACCAAGAGCAGCTGGCCAACCTCGAGCGCACGGGTCCTAACGGCAGTCTGGCTCCGCTACAATACAAGGACTTCGACAACCTCCCGCTACACCAAAATGTGATCCGAGAGACCCTCCGTCTTCATTCGTCCATTCACTCCCTCCTGCGCAAAGTCAAGAACCCGCTCCCGGTTCCTGGCACGCCCTACGTTATTCCTACCTCCCATGTCTTGCTCGCCGCACCAGGAGTCACAGCCCTGAGCGATGAATATTTCCCCAATGCCATGGCATGGGACCCGCACCGGTGGGAAACACAGGCACCTCAGGAAAACAATAAGGATGACATAGTCGACTACGGATACGGCGCAATGTCCAAGGGCACTTCCAGTCCATATCTCCCCTTTGGAGCGGGACGCCACCGCTGCATCGGGGAGAAATTTGCCTATCTTAATCTGGCTGTGATTGTGGCCACTATGGTGCGTCACCTGCGGTTTTCAAACCTGGATGGACAGACAGGTGTACCTGACACCGATTATTCATCGCTTTTTTCGGGGCCGATGAAGCCTGCACGAATCCGCTGGGAACGTCGGGCTGCAAAATCGGGATAA